A stretch of Acidobacteriota bacterium DNA encodes these proteins:
- a CDS encoding antitoxin yields the protein MHKLTLSVDAGVVANAKRYAEARGTSVSRLVETMLDMVSARSADEGSAPPVLTRLRGSLARGSKADYRKYLAKKYK from the coding sequence ATGCACAAACTCACCCTCAGCGTGGACGCCGGGGTTGTGGCCAACGCGAAGCGCTACGCGGAGGCGCGGGGGACGTCGGTGTCGCGCCTCGTTGAAACGATGCTCGACATGGTGTCGGCCAGGTCGGCGGACGAGGGATCAGCGCCGCCGGTGCTGACGCGTTTGCGTGGCAGCCTGGCGCGAGGATCCAAAGCCGACTACCGGAAGTACCTCGCCAAGAAGTACAAGTGA
- a CDS encoding FAD-dependent monooxygenase: MARTALIVGAGIGGLAAGVALRRAGWHVRIFERADSPRELGFGVLLAANALAALRELGVAEAVTSRAAPTAHVEIRRTDGRVLRRLNVQVGGPSVVALRPDLHGALLSAVGPESLRLGSEAVSFTQTQDGVVLTLSDGTTEAGAVLIGADGVHSSVRRQLHPAEQPPRASGFAAVRGVAYGVTSQLGDLSGVGYFDDGLEVATVRAGSDAVYWYMSLLTRDAGPAPTADSVVHARTAAFEPPLRAILTATGPEDMRYDELFERDPLPTWGVGHVTLLGDAAHPVLPHTGQGAAQALEDAVALGLALAGRQPIDHALRQYEAVRSQRTRAFIKLGPRLARVTTTHSMMITTMRNLAVRLLPESVFARSTVSLSRDPHLELRSTP; the protein is encoded by the coding sequence GTGGCTCGCACCGCACTCATCGTCGGCGCCGGCATTGGCGGACTTGCGGCAGGTGTCGCCCTGCGCCGCGCCGGCTGGCACGTGCGGATCTTCGAACGCGCAGACAGCCCACGCGAACTGGGGTTTGGTGTCCTCCTCGCGGCCAACGCGCTGGCCGCGCTTCGCGAACTTGGTGTGGCCGAGGCCGTCACCAGCCGTGCGGCACCCACGGCACACGTCGAAATTCGCCGCACGGACGGCCGCGTCCTTCGCCGACTCAATGTTCAGGTGGGCGGCCCTTCAGTCGTGGCCCTGCGGCCTGATCTTCACGGCGCACTGTTGTCCGCTGTCGGTCCCGAGTCCTTGAGATTGGGCAGCGAGGCCGTATCGTTCACGCAAACCCAGGATGGTGTGGTGCTGACGCTCAGCGATGGCACCACGGAGGCCGGCGCCGTACTGATTGGCGCCGATGGTGTGCACTCATCTGTCCGGCGCCAGCTTCATCCTGCTGAGCAGCCGCCACGCGCCAGTGGCTTCGCCGCCGTCCGTGGTGTGGCGTACGGCGTGACGAGCCAACTGGGTGACCTTTCCGGTGTCGGGTACTTTGACGATGGACTTGAGGTGGCAACGGTGCGTGCCGGCAGCGATGCCGTGTACTGGTACATGTCGCTGCTGACACGGGACGCAGGCCCGGCACCCACAGCGGATAGCGTGGTGCACGCGCGAACGGCAGCCTTTGAGCCGCCGCTGCGAGCGATTCTGACGGCCACAGGACCTGAAGACATGAGGTACGACGAGTTATTCGAACGCGATCCGCTGCCGACCTGGGGTGTCGGTCACGTGACGCTCCTGGGTGATGCCGCGCATCCGGTGTTGCCGCACACGGGACAGGGCGCGGCGCAGGCCCTGGAGGATGCCGTGGCGCTTGGTCTGGCCTTGGCGGGCCGGCAGCCCATCGATCACGCGCTCCGCCAGTACGAAGCCGTGCGATCCCAGCGAACACGAGCCTTCATCAAATTGGGCCCGCGCCTGGCGCGGGTCACCACCACGCATAGCATGATGATTACGACGATGCGGAATTTGGCGGTGCGACTTCTGCCAGAGTCCGTGTTTGCGCGATCGACTGTCAGCCTTTCCCGCGACCCGCACCTCGAGCTCAGGAGTACCCCATGA
- a CDS encoding ABC transporter permease, producing the protein MTWLHRMLLRLMPRGHRARYGADISRVFAEQRASASFAGRISLWVKEVAAILIVAIREHWPRRDRAHGSVVGGGWAADAGSVLRQLRRSPGHIVTTILCLGVGIAATLSVYSLLNTLLFGPLPGIDDRSSVSRVFIRAMVSAEPGGPGGRSSGGPIYMNAVRPQYFDFLRAHGPAIASVAGHIDQTFPVRVGDEVINASGAFVSGDYFKTLGTQPVAGRLLTSGDEERQTPAAVVGERFWRLHLGGSPDALGRVVTIAGHDLRIVGVAPSGFPGTDISNLSEGWTPLELWLPLSLARGWPGMKDEAFVGVAVRHAAGATRAQVEKDLAVSLAQMEAAGPYKDLAPMATPLGHGIQDTADIAAGLAMLLAGPLALLAIGCANVANLQLARSLERTRELSVRLSLGATRGRIVRLLAFESALIAIGAVGAAWLGTHVLLRYVSGLFPLPVQTDWRVLGVAAVLALVACLVSGVAPAWRVASRLQLAGLKQTPQSGARPHTRLRHTLVAVQVALSLTLLVVSALLGRTFLRMAELIPAHASEVLLATVNLQQSQLDEPASKRLAEQLIDRMGADPRVRAVAASSNADIFAREEWRYQNVGDTPEVRQFARVQRVSPDYFNAVGALAIAGRTLTAADAGTAAIVVNAELARLLEADGRPAVGRMLTLKRLVVQRGQVDIPPVDAQIVGVVPNGFQRPDRPDPDRDIYIPLGATLPFEFTMYLRADDAAALGAPLRQALSSLEPRGASLESTTVLDRLRRESSPIRYMGLAAGGLGVVALLLAMAGLYAVVAYVVSLRTREIGVRMAIGASRADIARLVVRQAARLVMVGALAGLAITLPLTYALRSLFIGISPFDPLAFIPMMLALVVVSALASFVPARRAASIDPVSAIRAD; encoded by the coding sequence ATGACCTGGCTGCACCGCATGCTGCTGCGGCTGATGCCGCGTGGTCATCGCGCTCGGTACGGCGCGGACATCTCGCGTGTCTTCGCCGAGCAGCGCGCATCCGCATCGTTCGCCGGCCGCATCAGTCTCTGGGTGAAGGAGGTCGCGGCGATTCTGATCGTCGCCATCCGTGAGCACTGGCCGCGGCGTGACCGCGCTCATGGATCTGTTGTCGGCGGTGGATGGGCCGCAGATGCGGGAAGTGTGCTCCGCCAGCTCCGACGATCCCCCGGCCACATCGTCACCACCATCTTGTGCCTGGGGGTGGGGATCGCGGCCACGTTGTCTGTGTACTCCCTCCTCAACACACTGCTGTTTGGTCCACTCCCTGGCATCGATGACCGCAGCAGCGTCTCGCGTGTGTTCATCCGCGCAATGGTCAGTGCCGAACCTGGCGGGCCGGGTGGAAGGTCTTCCGGCGGCCCGATCTACATGAACGCGGTTCGCCCGCAATACTTCGACTTCCTGCGCGCCCATGGACCAGCCATTGCGTCGGTTGCGGGCCACATCGATCAGACGTTCCCCGTGCGTGTCGGCGACGAGGTCATCAACGCCAGCGGCGCCTTCGTCTCGGGCGACTACTTCAAGACGCTAGGCACGCAGCCCGTCGCCGGCAGACTGCTGACGTCAGGTGACGAGGAGAGACAGACGCCGGCAGCGGTGGTGGGCGAGCGGTTCTGGCGACTGCATCTCGGGGGCTCACCTGATGCGCTTGGACGTGTGGTCACCATCGCCGGCCACGATCTGCGGATCGTCGGCGTGGCGCCGTCGGGGTTTCCAGGCACGGACATCTCGAATCTGTCGGAGGGGTGGACGCCGCTCGAACTGTGGCTGCCGCTGTCTCTGGCGCGCGGTTGGCCTGGGATGAAAGACGAGGCCTTTGTTGGCGTCGCCGTCCGACACGCCGCCGGGGCCACGCGCGCGCAGGTCGAGAAAGACCTGGCGGTGTCCCTTGCGCAGATGGAGGCGGCCGGACCCTACAAAGACCTGGCCCCGATGGCGACACCACTGGGCCATGGGATTCAGGACACGGCCGACATCGCCGCAGGGCTGGCAATGCTGCTGGCAGGCCCGCTCGCGTTGCTCGCCATCGGGTGCGCGAACGTCGCGAACCTGCAACTCGCGCGATCGCTGGAGCGGACGCGGGAACTGTCGGTGCGCCTGTCACTGGGTGCCACGCGGGGCCGTATCGTCCGGCTCTTAGCGTTTGAGTCGGCCCTGATCGCCATCGGCGCCGTCGGTGCGGCGTGGCTGGGCACGCACGTGCTCTTGAGATATGTCTCCGGTCTGTTCCCGCTTCCGGTTCAGACCGATTGGCGCGTACTCGGTGTGGCTGCCGTGCTGGCACTGGTGGCGTGTCTTGTCTCGGGTGTGGCTCCGGCCTGGCGTGTGGCATCGCGGCTGCAACTCGCGGGTCTGAAGCAGACACCTCAATCAGGCGCCCGCCCGCACACACGACTGCGTCACACGCTGGTCGCGGTCCAGGTTGCGCTCTCGCTCACGCTGCTTGTGGTGAGCGCGCTGCTCGGACGGACATTCCTGCGAATGGCGGAGCTCATACCCGCCCACGCCAGCGAAGTGCTGCTGGCCACCGTCAATCTCCAGCAGTCTCAACTCGACGAACCGGCGAGCAAGCGACTGGCCGAACAGCTGATCGATCGGATGGGAGCGGATCCACGCGTTCGAGCGGTTGCGGCATCAAGCAACGCAGACATCTTTGCGCGAGAGGAGTGGCGGTATCAGAACGTGGGCGACACGCCTGAGGTCAGGCAGTTTGCGCGCGTACAGCGAGTCTCACCGGACTATTTCAACGCGGTGGGCGCGTTGGCCATTGCCGGGCGCACCCTGACAGCTGCCGATGCCGGCACAGCCGCGATTGTCGTGAATGCGGAACTTGCGCGCCTGCTCGAAGCGGACGGCCGTCCGGCTGTAGGCCGGATGCTGACGCTCAAGCGCCTGGTCGTTCAGCGCGGGCAAGTCGATATCCCTCCGGTGGACGCCCAGATCGTCGGCGTGGTTCCGAACGGGTTCCAGCGACCCGATCGGCCGGATCCCGATCGGGATATCTACATCCCGCTTGGCGCCACACTCCCATTTGAGTTCACGATGTATCTGCGGGCCGACGACGCGGCGGCTCTCGGTGCACCCCTGCGCCAGGCTCTCTCGTCGCTGGAACCGCGCGGCGCGTCATTGGAGTCCACCACGGTGCTCGATCGTCTGCGGCGCGAGTCCAGTCCCATTCGCTACATGGGCCTGGCAGCCGGAGGGCTTGGCGTCGTGGCACTGCTCCTCGCCATGGCGGGTCTGTACGCCGTCGTGGCGTACGTCGTGTCACTGCGCACGAGGGAAATCGGCGTGCGCATGGCCATCGGCGCGTCGCGGGCAGACATCGCGAGGCTGGTAGTCCGCCAGGCCGCGCGGTTGGTGATGGTGGGCGCGCTGGCCGGGCTCGCGATCACATTGCCGCTGACCTACGCGCTACGGTCGCTGTTCATCGGCATTTCGCCCTTCGACCCCCTGGCCTTCATTCCGATGATGTTGGCCCTCGTTGTCGTCTCGGCCCTTGCCAGCTTCGTCCCCGCGCGCCGGGCCGCGAGCATCGATCCCGTCTCGGCGATCCGCGCGGACTGA
- a CDS encoding carboxypeptidase regulatory-like domain-containing protein, whose protein sequence is MARRTATTYWREFRVNHRALTWLIALALSAGTLVAQSGQPSQTPRATGLLAGRVVDAKGEAIAGAVVAVRNDSVAPGPRPAPVGRTVPVRTNAEGRFVFTEVPAGNYQLDVTRAGWLPGLLGRRRPGGPGLAVAIADGQPRNDLIITMWRPAIIAGRVMADNGDPLVGVEVRAIQMVHIAGRRQMNIPQRPQTLARQITDDRGAYRFSDLMPGEYLVAVLTSVLSEPPGFAGAIRAANATPRAYYQTMTATGAAPIVFDRATGVAAGGRALVDSLSGLSGVPTTEDAWLAYPTTYHPSAMTHSAATIVRAISGEPLTAVDVTVRMVPTQQVSGVLTGPEGPAPWHAVHLVPADTGDVPLVDVGTAVTDGEGAFTFYGVPPGQYIARVIRVPWPGQGLELGVVGGTGAIPYISAFGRGPSGGPPAAPAEPLLHASQSVIVADRAVTGIALTLSEGPRVRGRILLEGTGSPPTADQWRGASISAVAANGREDSASFPSPFSAAGPFATPSLWPGKYLLRVNPPQGWTLLGAALQGRDISAHAIDVTTDIDGVVITLTNRVRRVMGAVQVQAGMRASDTVVLMFPVDQAEWIDYGRTNRRVASARVEETGAFSLAAPPDGEYFLVAIPEAESDDWQNPATLAKLAALADRFRMQGDGPTALSLRLRRNQ, encoded by the coding sequence ATGGCTCGCCGAACGGCAACCACCTACTGGAGGGAGTTTCGCGTGAACCACCGAGCATTGACATGGCTCATTGCGCTCGCTCTGTCGGCCGGGACGTTGGTCGCGCAAAGCGGCCAGCCGTCGCAGACCCCTCGCGCGACTGGGCTGCTTGCGGGCCGAGTGGTCGACGCGAAGGGTGAAGCGATCGCGGGTGCGGTGGTCGCTGTGCGCAACGACAGCGTGGCTCCAGGGCCGCGCCCTGCGCCTGTCGGCCGCACGGTGCCAGTCCGCACGAATGCCGAAGGCAGGTTCGTGTTCACTGAGGTGCCTGCAGGCAACTATCAGCTGGATGTCACCCGGGCAGGATGGCTCCCGGGCCTGCTGGGCCGCCGGCGTCCGGGCGGCCCCGGCCTCGCTGTGGCCATTGCCGACGGACAACCCCGCAACGACTTGATCATCACCATGTGGCGCCCCGCGATCATTGCCGGCAGGGTGATGGCCGACAATGGCGATCCGCTCGTGGGCGTCGAGGTGCGCGCGATCCAGATGGTGCACATCGCCGGCCGTCGGCAAATGAACATCCCGCAACGCCCTCAAACGCTGGCGCGCCAGATCACCGACGACCGCGGCGCCTATCGGTTTTCGGATCTGATGCCCGGTGAGTATCTCGTAGCCGTGCTCACCAGCGTGTTGTCGGAGCCCCCCGGATTTGCGGGCGCCATTCGCGCGGCCAACGCGACGCCGCGCGCGTATTACCAGACGATGACGGCGACGGGCGCGGCGCCGATCGTGTTCGATCGAGCGACTGGTGTTGCAGCGGGCGGCCGCGCACTGGTCGATTCGCTCTCGGGCCTTTCGGGTGTGCCCACAACGGAAGATGCGTGGCTGGCCTATCCCACCACCTACCATCCGTCAGCCATGACACACAGCGCGGCCACCATCGTCCGCGCGATCTCCGGTGAGCCACTGACCGCGGTCGATGTGACTGTGCGCATGGTGCCGACACAGCAGGTGTCGGGCGTGCTGACGGGACCCGAGGGGCCCGCGCCGTGGCACGCCGTGCATCTGGTGCCGGCAGACACAGGCGATGTGCCGCTCGTGGACGTCGGCACCGCTGTGACTGATGGCGAGGGGGCCTTCACTTTTTATGGCGTTCCGCCGGGGCAATACATCGCTCGCGTTATCCGCGTGCCGTGGCCCGGCCAAGGGCTTGAGCTTGGCGTGGTGGGCGGAACCGGCGCCATCCCTTACATCTCGGCATTTGGTCGCGGGCCAAGCGGCGGGCCGCCTGCTGCGCCCGCCGAACCACTCCTGCACGCGAGCCAGTCCGTGATCGTGGCCGACCGCGCCGTGACTGGCATCGCGCTCACCCTGAGCGAAGGACCGCGCGTGCGGGGCCGCATTCTGCTGGAGGGCACCGGTTCGCCACCAACGGCCGACCAATGGCGAGGCGCAAGTATTTCGGCCGTCGCCGCGAATGGCCGCGAGGACAGCGCTTCCTTTCCGAGCCCGTTTTCTGCTGCGGGACCATTCGCCACTCCAAGCCTGTGGCCAGGCAAATACCTCTTGCGCGTGAACCCGCCGCAAGGCTGGACCTTGCTTGGCGCCGCCCTTCAGGGCCGTGACATTTCGGCGCATGCGATCGACGTCACGACAGACATCGATGGCGTGGTCATCACGCTGACAAACCGGGTGCGGCGCGTGATGGGCGCCGTGCAGGTCCAGGCTGGCATGCGCGCCAGCGATACGGTGGTGCTGATGTTCCCCGTCGATCAGGCCGAATGGATCGACTACGGACGCACCAACCGGCGCGTGGCAAGCGCCAGAGTGGAAGAGACCGGAGCATTCTCGCTCGCGGCGCCGCCCGACGGTGAATATTTCCTTGTGGCCATCCCCGAGGCAGAGTCGGACGACTGGCAAAACCCGGCCACGCTCGCAAAACTCGCTGCGCTGGCCGATCGTTTCCGTATGCAAGGCGATGGACCAACCGCGCTGTCGCTCCGGTTGCGGAGGAATCAATGA
- a CDS encoding PIN domain-containing protein has product MTRVLIDVNLVLDVLLDRRPHVASASAVWAAIEEGRAEGLLSAHAVTTIHYLNAKAVAPRMARETTDALLSVFGVATVDDSVIRAANALGWPDFEDAVTAAAAQRAKCAAIITRNTRDFAGSPVRVLAPVEAAAWLGLRLEAS; this is encoded by the coding sequence GTGACGCGCGTTCTGATCGACGTCAACCTCGTATTGGACGTGTTACTCGATCGGCGCCCTCATGTGGCCTCGGCTTCAGCCGTATGGGCGGCGATCGAAGAGGGGCGGGCGGAAGGGCTCCTTTCCGCACACGCGGTGACGACCATCCACTACTTGAATGCCAAAGCGGTTGCGCCGCGTATGGCCCGCGAGACCACCGATGCTCTTTTATCCGTGTTCGGTGTGGCCACCGTGGACGACAGCGTGATTCGAGCGGCCAATGCGCTGGGCTGGCCAGACTTTGAAGACGCGGTCACCGCCGCGGCCGCCCAGCGCGCCAAGTGCGCGGCCATCATCACCCGCAACACGCGCGACTTCGCCGGGTCGCCCGTTCGGGTCCTGGCCCCGGTCGAGGCCGCAGCCTGGCTTGGCCTGAGGCTGGAAGCATCCTGA
- a CDS encoding DUF4112 domain-containing protein yields MSESLLLYLLGGLLLFVALVAIAYLVVRFAFIRIAERVSAQMAVHIESAVTRAVTQPHIARAGKASAAAGRKIQDLAAARGINVDQAKAVLLARLERTARLMDSEVRLPVVGGIGLDPLLGLIPYAGDVVSATVAGAIILNSLQYGLPKAMVAQMVANMFVDLLFGAIPIVGDLFDIAFKANTRNLALLREHLERRP; encoded by the coding sequence ATGTCCGAATCCCTCCTGTTGTACCTGCTGGGGGGCCTGCTTCTGTTTGTGGCCCTTGTGGCCATCGCCTACCTTGTTGTCCGGTTCGCGTTCATTCGAATTGCGGAACGCGTGTCAGCCCAGATGGCCGTGCACATCGAAAGCGCGGTCACGCGGGCGGTGACTCAGCCGCATATTGCCCGCGCCGGCAAGGCCAGTGCGGCCGCCGGCCGGAAAATTCAGGACCTCGCAGCAGCGCGAGGCATCAATGTGGACCAGGCCAAGGCCGTTCTGTTGGCGCGGCTTGAGCGGACGGCGCGGCTGATGGATTCAGAAGTCCGCCTGCCGGTTGTCGGCGGCATCGGGCTGGACCCGCTCCTCGGCCTTATCCCGTACGCCGGTGACGTCGTCTCGGCCACCGTCGCCGGCGCGATCATCCTTAACAGCCTGCAATACGGACTGCCGAAAGCCATGGTGGCCCAGATGGTGGCCAACATGTTTGTAGACCTCCTCTTCGGCGCAATCCCCATCGTCGGCGACCTGTTCGACATCGCGTTCAAAGCCAACACCCGCAACCTCGCGCTCTTGCGCGAGCACCTGGAACGGCGGCCTTGA
- a CDS encoding carboxypeptidase regulatory-like domain-containing protein: MKRFLLPIACLLLALPCLTVVAAQVRDVAKPVPPPTGKARISGIVRDQAGEPVRRANVKISGDMRLDRMTMTDEQGRFALSDLPSGRFSVTANKAGYPPVSYGAKRPFRPGAGIFLQEGEHAADIALVLARGAVLTGTIYDEDGAPMPGVPVMAWEVRTSLGGERTLDYASPEPVTYVTDDRGAYRVYGLAPGTYTFGTSWYFGAQFFDVRTPTPAELRAAFSPAQSLRPILTPPPTPPAPEPTRYNYAPVFSPGVLDPLSADTFTLKAGEERTGVELRMQFQPTSRIEGTIVDPRGVPIDVQLSLTRRSAVKALNNTQSGPGHIDDKFRFNSLSPGLYTVTAKTRPGGSGAVMWAVADVSLVGGEPTAVTLTLLPAATVAGRVVFEGIDLAQPPDLSRVTVRLVDVGPAAGNSTSATLDAAGLLTAAGVVPGRYMVRAAVPGAVPASGPAWTVRSVTTGGRDVTDVGFDITDGGLNDLIVTFTSQVSELSGALTTQSGAPETDYFVIAIPANRDYWMPGSRRIVSTRPDAKGRYVFRGLPGGEYRIAVTTDLVARDLQEMNVIAQLAAQSIPATIAFGERRVVNIRTPEK, from the coding sequence ATGAAGCGCTTCCTCCTTCCCATTGCCTGCCTGCTGTTGGCGCTGCCCTGCCTCACCGTCGTCGCCGCCCAGGTTCGCGATGTGGCTAAGCCGGTGCCGCCACCCACCGGCAAGGCTCGAATCAGTGGCATCGTCAGAGACCAAGCCGGTGAACCCGTGCGACGCGCCAATGTGAAGATCAGCGGCGATATGCGACTCGACCGGATGACGATGACCGATGAGCAGGGTCGATTCGCGTTGTCCGACCTTCCAAGTGGCCGGTTTTCCGTGACTGCGAACAAGGCCGGCTACCCGCCGGTGTCCTACGGAGCCAAGCGGCCGTTCCGGCCGGGCGCAGGGATCTTCCTTCAGGAGGGAGAACACGCGGCCGACATTGCGCTGGTGCTGGCGAGAGGTGCCGTGCTGACCGGCACGATCTATGACGAGGATGGAGCGCCAATGCCCGGTGTGCCGGTGATGGCCTGGGAAGTGCGCACCTCGCTGGGCGGGGAGCGAACGCTCGACTATGCCAGCCCTGAACCCGTCACGTATGTCACTGACGATCGCGGCGCCTATCGGGTGTACGGGCTGGCGCCCGGAACCTACACCTTCGGCACCTCGTGGTACTTCGGTGCGCAGTTCTTCGACGTGCGCACGCCGACTCCTGCGGAACTGCGCGCGGCGTTCTCGCCAGCCCAGTCGCTGCGCCCGATCCTGACGCCGCCTCCAACGCCGCCGGCGCCCGAGCCAACGCGGTACAACTACGCCCCGGTGTTCTCGCCAGGCGTGCTGGACCCACTGTCGGCGGACACGTTCACGCTCAAAGCAGGTGAGGAGCGCACCGGTGTCGAGCTCCGTATGCAGTTCCAGCCGACGTCGCGAATCGAAGGCACGATCGTCGATCCTCGCGGGGTGCCAATCGACGTGCAACTGAGCCTGACGCGGCGGAGTGCCGTGAAAGCGTTGAACAACACGCAATCCGGTCCCGGTCACATCGACGACAAGTTCAGGTTCAACAGCCTGAGTCCGGGACTCTACACGGTGACCGCAAAGACGCGCCCCGGGGGCTCGGGGGCGGTGATGTGGGCGGTGGCCGACGTCTCACTGGTCGGCGGCGAACCCACGGCAGTAACCCTGACGCTGCTGCCCGCAGCCACCGTCGCGGGCCGGGTGGTCTTCGAAGGTATCGATCTGGCGCAGCCGCCAGACTTGTCTCGCGTGACCGTGAGGCTGGTGGATGTCGGACCCGCCGCCGGGAACTCTACAAGCGCGACGCTCGATGCCGCTGGATTGCTGACCGCCGCCGGTGTGGTGCCGGGGCGCTACATGGTGAGGGCCGCCGTTCCCGGCGCAGTGCCCGCCTCGGGACCCGCATGGACCGTGCGTTCAGTCACAACCGGAGGCCGCGACGTCACCGACGTGGGATTCGACATCACCGACGGCGGCCTGAACGACCTCATCGTCACGTTCACTAGCCAGGTGTCGGAACTCTCCGGCGCGCTGACCACGCAGTCTGGTGCGCCCGAGACCGACTACTTCGTGATCGCGATCCCGGCCAATCGTGACTACTGGATGCCCGGCTCCCGCCGCATCGTAAGCACGCGTCCGGACGCGAAGGGCCGCTATGTCTTTCGCGGCCTTCCCGGCGGCGAGTACCGCATCGCCGTCACCACAGACCTTGTGGCGCGCGACCTTCAGGAGATGAACGTCATCGCACAGCTCGCCGCCCAATCGATCCCGGCCACCATCGCCTTCGGCGAACGCCGCGTCGTCAACATCCGCACGCCGGAGAAGTAG
- a CDS encoding SRPBCC family protein: MVAIRVTNEIAAPVDRVFSLFTDLDHCAGLVTGIKKIEMLTAGPFGLRSRWLETREVLGRDVTEELEVTAFELNRSYTITNDVHGTRMDTHFEFASAGAGTCVTIAFSLAPHTFTSMLASPLGWTMAGKIRKAIEHDVLDFKQLAERKTR, from the coding sequence ATGGTTGCGATCCGCGTCACCAATGAGATTGCGGCACCGGTAGACCGCGTCTTCTCCCTCTTCACCGACCTCGATCACTGCGCCGGGCTGGTCACCGGGATCAAGAAAATCGAAATGCTGACCGCTGGGCCGTTCGGCCTTCGCTCGCGGTGGCTGGAAACACGCGAAGTGCTCGGGCGTGACGTCACCGAGGAACTCGAAGTCACGGCGTTCGAGCTGAATCGCTCCTACACCATCACGAACGACGTGCACGGCACCCGGATGGACACGCACTTCGAATTCGCATCAGCCGGCGCCGGCACCTGCGTGACGATCGCGTTCAGTCTGGCGCCGCACACGTTCACGTCCATGCTCGCGTCGCCGCTCGGGTGGACGATGGCCGGGAAGATCAGGAAGGCGATCGAGCACGACGTGCTGGACTTCAAGCAGCTCGCGGAGCGGAAGACGCGTTAG
- a CDS encoding DUF1080 domain-containing protein, translated as MITTTRRHFLRPSVAVAIVSIAIGGLVVVAQRGVPPRTAADDGFTDTPMLPGQPWRVHDPARPNPPVVTPGATPGAAPSDATVLFDGKDLSQWAQRGTGANAGQLLEPKWPVRDGYFETGARSGSLHSRASFGDVQLHVEWAAPTVVVGNSQGRGNSGIYLMSLYEIQVLDSFENRSYADGQAGSIYGQWPPLANVARKPGEWQTYDIIFEAPTFENGKLVKPAYQTVFWNGVIVHNRKEVMGATVYRNVATYAPHEAQRPLMLQDHNNPVRYRNIWVRPLRAYDQAVAR; from the coding sequence ATGATCACCACCACCCGTCGTCACTTCCTTCGGCCGAGTGTGGCCGTCGCTATTGTCTCAATCGCGATCGGCGGACTTGTCGTCGTGGCGCAACGAGGCGTGCCACCGCGCACTGCGGCCGACGACGGATTTACGGACACGCCGATGCTGCCCGGACAGCCGTGGCGTGTGCACGACCCGGCGCGACCGAATCCACCGGTGGTGACACCGGGCGCCACACCTGGCGCGGCACCGTCTGACGCGACGGTTCTCTTCGACGGCAAAGACCTCTCCCAGTGGGCGCAGCGCGGCACTGGTGCGAATGCAGGCCAGTTGTTGGAGCCGAAGTGGCCGGTGCGTGATGGGTACTTCGAGACTGGCGCCCGATCGGGATCGCTGCACAGCCGCGCGAGTTTCGGCGACGTGCAACTGCACGTGGAGTGGGCCGCGCCAACCGTGGTGGTCGGCAACAGCCAGGGTCGCGGCAACAGCGGGATCTACCTGATGAGCTTGTACGAAATCCAGGTGCTGGATTCTTTCGAGAATCGGTCGTACGCCGACGGACAGGCTGGCTCAATCTACGGCCAGTGGCCGCCGCTGGCCAACGTGGCCCGAAAGCCCGGCGAGTGGCAGACCTACGACATCATCTTCGAGGCGCCGACGTTCGAGAATGGGAAGCTCGTGAAGCCCGCCTACCAGACCGTGTTCTGGAATGGGGTGATTGTGCACAACCGCAAGGAAGTGATGGGCGCCACGGTGTATCGCAACGTGGCGACCTACGCGCCGCATGAAGCGCAGAGGCCGTTGATGCTGCAGGACCACAACAATCCCGTGCGGTATCGCAACATCTGGGTGCGACCGTTGCGAGCCTACGACCAGGCCGTGGCCAGGTAG
- a CDS encoding nitroreductase, translating to MQISEAITQRRSIKRYSDRPVSREEVETVLAAAVLAPNHRLTQPWRFYVLGPQARHAYGLVLGGRKAKKIEDPIAAQAMRDTVAEEHRRLPSMIAVAVVDNENPEIREEDYAAVMMAVENLALAAVELGLGTHIKTGAIMADPAARAAAGVRDGERIVAILNLGAPAEVPAAKPRTAAPALTTWLD from the coding sequence ATGCAAATTTCTGAAGCCATCACCCAGCGCCGATCCATCAAACGTTATTCCGATCGCCCAGTGTCACGAGAGGAAGTCGAGACGGTCCTCGCGGCGGCGGTGCTCGCGCCCAACCACAGGCTGACGCAGCCGTGGCGCTTCTACGTCCTGGGTCCACAAGCCCGTCACGCGTACGGCCTCGTCCTCGGCGGGCGGAAAGCCAAAAAAATTGAAGACCCCATCGCCGCGCAAGCGATGCGCGACACGGTCGCGGAGGAGCACCGGCGCCTTCCGTCGATGATTGCCGTCGCGGTCGTGGACAACGAGAACCCCGAGATTCGCGAAGAGGACTATGCCGCGGTCATGATGGCCGTGGAGAACCTTGCCCTCGCGGCCGTGGAACTGGGCCTCGGCACACACATCAAGACAGGCGCGATCATGGCCGACCCTGCGGCACGGGCCGCGGCTGGTGTCCGCGACGGCGAACGCATCGTCGCCATTCTCAACCTGGGAGCGCCGGCGGAGGTGCCGGCGGCAAAACCTCGCACCGCCGCGCCGGCACTGACGACCTGGCTGGATTGA